One Coprobacter fastidiosus genomic window, ATTGCGATTAGTCATGCCGACACGACATTGGCACATCACTTCCGGCCGGATAACAGTTGTTATCATGTCGTAGATTATGATAAAATAAAAGGAGGAGTACGCAGCAGGCAAACAGCACAGGGATATGCAGATGAATCTTCTTGGGCTCGCGGACAAGCATGGGCTTTGTATGGTTATACCGTATGTTACCGTGAAACAAAAGACAAAAAATATTTGGAACAGGCTCAAAAGGTCTATGATTTTATATTCAATAATAAAAACATGCCTGAAGATTTAGTGCCCTATTGGGATTTCGATGCACCACATATCCCGAACGAACCTCGTGACGCATCCGCGGCTGCTGTAATAGCCTCGGCTTTATACGAATTAAGCACATACGACAATTCCAAAGAATATAAAAAGACGGCAGATCAAATTATAGAATCGTTATCCAGTCCGGCTTATTTAGCGATTGTAGGGACAAACGGAAATTTTGTACTGATGCATTCCGTGGGAAGTATCCCTCATCACAGTGAAATCGATGTGCCTCTAAATTACGCCGATTATTATTATCTGGAAGCACTGACTCGCAAAATAAATCTTGAAAAGAAATAAGAAATAAACACTCATTCTTGACCTTTATTATCTTCAGGAATCAAGAATGAGTGTTTCTATTCCGTACGATTAAAAACGTATTCTTAATGAAGTTATTCGGCAGACCTATAAAAATACAAGGAAAATTTATTCCGTTTTTTAGGTATGAGACTAACCTCAAGATATTAATTGATCCGTGATTTTATTAATCACTCAACCAAATACCGACAAACAATATAAATCTTATGTACTATTTCAAACACATATTCTTCCTGTTATTTCTGACAATACCCTTTTCCATAACAAGAGCCCAAATCAGAGAATTTACCCACCCGGAAATCATATCATTCGAAGATTCGACAGATCCGGTAACCGCAGGGAAGAACTCTAAAGTCTCTTTATCGAACAAACACTATAAACATTTAGGACACAGCCTTCAATGGAATTGGGACAAACCGAATGCTCAGATTTTTATCAATCAACCGATAGGCTACTTGTCTCAAAATCCAAATCCTAAAGAAACTTCGCTTTCTACTTTCATATTTTGGATTTACAACCCGAAAGCTATCTCTTCGGGAAAACTGAAATTCGAATTTTTAAAGCAAGGAAAGGTCTGTTCATGGTTTGAATACGGAATGAACTTCACCGGATGGAGTGGAGCATGGCTTATTTTCAACCGGGATATGCAAGGAACTCCGGAAGAAGGAATGGACGAGCTTCGTATCACCGCCCCCAATACAAACTATGGCGAAATATTCCTCGATCATATCATTTTATCTTCATTCCAAGACGTACGTCATCAAACAGCAGATTTTCAAGCACCTTATATCAATCCGGAAACAACCAGTCATTGGTTAGTATTACTTAAATCATGGGAAAACGATTTCGATCTCCCGATTCCGGCCCGAGTAAGTCCCTCCGAACAAAAAAGTATAAACGATGTAGAAACCCGGCTCAAGCAATTGCTTCTTCCTAAAAAGCAGCCGGATGTCACAAAACTGAAAAAACAATTCATTGCATATAATATTACAGAAAATTCGGACGGTTCAATCTCTGGATTACCGATATTCTTTGAACGTTTTGGAGAAGCTTATGCAAATCTCGGAGGAGAGAACTATGCAAAAATCTACGCTAACCCTATGGGATTAAGAAATTGTGTAAATTTCATGTATAACCTTGCAATAGCCTGGAACAATAGTACAAATAATAATGAAAAAACAGAATTAGCAAACATGTTTATCCTGATGACACGCCACATGCTCGATCAGGGATTTCGTGCAGGAAGTGCTATGGGAACACTTCACCACTTAGGGTACAGCATGAGAAATTATTATCCGGCAATGTTTTTGATGAAGGATGTCCTTATAAAAGCAGAATTAGACCAAGACATTCAGCGAGCAATGGAATGGTTTGCCGGTACGGGAGAAGTAAAACTAAAACCCGAAATAGACGGCATGGATATAGATGCATTCAACACGAGTTTAATAGGGCGTCTTTCGAGCATCATGATGATGAAAGATTCTCCCCAAAAAGTAACCTATCTACGCTCTATTTCGCGTTGGATAGACAACGGGTTGCACTTTTCGGACGGGACGATGGGTTGTTTCAAAATAGACGGCTCGATATTCCACCACCGTCACAACTATCCGGCTTATGCCGTAGGAGGATTGGACGGAGCGGTAAACTCGGTCTGGTTGTTGCGAGATTCGGAATTTGAAATCAGCCGCCAAAGTCATGAGAATCTAAAATTTGCACTTCTCACCATGCGCAAATATTGTAATCTCGTAACATGGCCTCTATCTTTATCAGGAAGACATCCCGATGGAAAAGGAAAACTCATCCCATGGCATTACGCCCGATTAGCCGAAGTAGGTAGTCCTGATAAAACGGAAAAGATAGATACAGAACTCGCATCTGCCTATTTGCGACTTAATAACGGGAAAAAAGACAGTTACAGTAAAAAATTTACAAAAGCCGGAATAATACCGGAAAAAGCTCCTGAAGGAAACTGGGGGATCAATTATTCATGTCTAGCCGTACATCGCCGAGAAAACTGGCTGGCAACAGCTATGGGACACAGCCGATACTTATGGGCTACCGAATCTTATA contains:
- a CDS encoding chondroitinase family polysaccharide lyase, yielding MYYFKHIFFLLFLTIPFSITRAQIREFTHPEIISFEDSTDPVTAGKNSKVSLSNKHYKHLGHSLQWNWDKPNAQIFINQPIGYLSQNPNPKETSLSTFIFWIYNPKAISSGKLKFEFLKQGKVCSWFEYGMNFTGWSGAWLIFNRDMQGTPEEGMDELRITAPNTNYGEIFLDHIILSSFQDVRHQTADFQAPYINPETTSHWLVLLKSWENDFDLPIPARVSPSEQKSINDVETRLKQLLLPKKQPDVTKLKKQFIAYNITENSDGSISGLPIFFERFGEAYANLGGENYAKIYANPMGLRNCVNFMYNLAIAWNNSTNNNEKTELANMFILMTRHMLDQGFRAGSAMGTLHHLGYSMRNYYPAMFLMKDVLIKAELDQDIQRAMEWFAGTGEVKLKPEIDGMDIDAFNTSLIGRLSSIMMMKDSPQKVTYLRSISRWIDNGLHFSDGTMGCFKIDGSIFHHRHNYPAYAVGGLDGAVNSVWLLRDSEFEISRQSHENLKFALLTMRKYCNLVTWPLSLSGRHPDGKGKLIPWHYARLAEVGSPDKTEKIDTELASAYLRLNNGKKDSYSKKFTKAGIIPEKAPEGNWGINYSCLAVHRRENWLATAMGHSRYLWATESYIGANYFGRYLNHGNLQILGSGNPIDMFASGFNQQGWDWNHIPGTTAAVIPMKDLKADIRQVDEVSGYEEMLLSDESFAGAISSKNRNGAFGMKLHEHDKYNGSLRARKSYFFFDNRIIALGSDIESALPDAPVHTTLFQVYLPEEESPIFINGKKISDFPYEKRLSEKTAMLGDGKKNYYLIRNGNIIVHKTLQHSLDEETCAPTENNFALAAIDHGKTPHNASYEYMVLIQPSEKEKKQYQKSGGYIVLQQNKQAHIVRDKATSTTGYVLFEEGEVTVGNEILSVNHPCLIMTAKENKDKMTISVCDPDLHFYEGPADEQYDKNGKRIERSVYSRKWIDNPSAKSTIKIKINGIWNLETPSDYIKISGKDTKSTFLEVSCRHGMTREVNLIKD